One stretch of Rhinolophus ferrumequinum isolate MPI-CBG mRhiFer1 chromosome 3, mRhiFer1_v1.p, whole genome shotgun sequence DNA includes these proteins:
- the LOC117020811 gene encoding 40S ribosomal protein S29-like — protein sequence MDHQPLYRSHSRKLGQGSRSCHNYSNRHSLIWKYGLSMCRQCFPRSTKNIGFIKLD from the coding sequence ATGGATCATCAGCCCCTCTACAGGAGCCACTCAAGAAAACTTGGCCAGGGTTCTCGCTCTTGCCACAACTATTCAAACCGGCACAGTCTGATCTGGAAATATGGCCTCAGCATGTGCCGCCAGTGTTTCCCTCGGTCCACAAAGAATATAGGCTTCATTAAGTTGGACTGA